One stretch of Leadbetterella byssophila DSM 17132 DNA includes these proteins:
- a CDS encoding response regulator transcription factor has product MKPKILFLEDSDDLGLVVKQLLEINGFVVERCTRAQAAYEYLAKFHAEIDLIVIDVGLPGIDGFQFTEMLRQLNTPIPFIYLTARAEKDDRIRGLKYGASDYITKPFDIEELLLRVRNIIQWQRPRRDTETKTDELVLGDLTFFSRDYAVSIKGASKEMLTRREAEVLAHLIRFADRIVKKDELLLEYWGSIDYFKGRSLDTYIGRLKKVLQKSDVLTIENRYGVGWALTVKAGSTVGSRP; this is encoded by the coding sequence ATGAAACCAAAGATTCTTTTTCTCGAAGATTCGGATGATCTGGGTTTGGTGGTGAAGCAGTTATTGGAGATCAACGGATTTGTAGTGGAGCGCTGCACACGTGCCCAGGCCGCTTATGAGTACCTTGCTAAATTTCATGCGGAAATTGATCTGATCGTCATTGATGTAGGTTTGCCCGGCATTGATGGCTTTCAGTTTACAGAGATGCTCCGCCAGCTTAACACTCCCATACCTTTCATTTATTTAACGGCTCGTGCGGAAAAGGACGATAGAATCAGAGGCCTGAAATATGGGGCAAGTGATTATATCACTAAGCCGTTTGATATAGAGGAACTACTTCTCAGAGTTAGGAACATAATACAGTGGCAAAGGCCTAGACGAGATACCGAAACCAAGACCGATGAGTTAGTTCTGGGTGATTTGACCTTTTTTTCCAGAGATTATGCTGTAAGCATTAAAGGAGCTAGTAAGGAAATGCTGACCCGTAGAGAAGCTGAGGTATTGGCTCATTTGATCCGTTTTGCAGATCGTATAGTAAAGAAAGATGAACTACTTCTGGAATATTGGGGAAGCATAGATTATTTCAAGGGCCGAAGTTTGGATACTTATATCGGAAGATTGAAAAAGGTCTTACAGAAATCAGATGTGCTTACAATAGAAAACAGATATGGAGTAGGCTGGGCTTTAACGGTAAAGGCCGGCTCTACTGTAGGGAGCCGGCCTTGA
- a CDS encoding RagB/SusD family nutrient uptake outer membrane protein produces the protein MKKIFKPLLYLSTLLLGTSCTDLDETLYSQLNKNNFYNNKVEVMQAALRPFTHMQAWLAPTGQSGYYYHAELSADQVAWPQKGRHGYDGGDHFRLHYHTWTDNEGRMRSCWNLLWTGVGFINSALQDLEGLDYGKLGISDSEKNAIIAELKVLRAFHYMKMMELWGNIPIATKVGEPLNPETKPRAEVFNFIKTELEANVPNLLPYSKQLIGRVSAAAGYAMLAELYLNAEYFVGTPMWDQAIQACDKIISGQAGGLNGTPKLASNLKDTFSNRNQNADEALFQFAFSRSGGFTFDWGGFYMGYDNIKEVLNIDFGGWNAFVVIPSAFDAYKENDLRKKEWFLFGPQYKYGTNTPVLGTEEWSGKPLVYVNSIRRESEGDLTSEGDMSKGEENSGARFNKYQAGLLSDPNYRENHYIIYRLTEIYFIKAEALMRKNNGAATQEAVDLINASKKRAFTDADWEKEKYTTTTLTLDELLAEKGREFIFEGKRRTDIIRHGRYTKGTWWDHKPTNDPNKEIFAIPHTQIAANPNLKQNPGY, from the coding sequence ATGAAAAAAATATTCAAACCTCTTCTATACCTCTCTACTCTCCTACTGGGCACTTCCTGTACGGATCTGGATGAGACCCTGTATAGTCAATTGAACAAAAACAACTTCTACAACAACAAAGTAGAAGTTATGCAAGCGGCCCTTCGCCCCTTTACCCATATGCAGGCATGGTTAGCACCCACCGGCCAAAGCGGTTACTACTACCATGCTGAATTATCTGCTGACCAAGTAGCCTGGCCCCAGAAAGGTAGACACGGATATGATGGCGGAGACCACTTCCGTTTACACTATCACACCTGGACGGATAACGAAGGACGCATGCGCTCTTGTTGGAACCTACTTTGGACAGGCGTCGGCTTCATCAACTCCGCCTTACAAGATCTGGAAGGATTAGATTATGGAAAATTAGGCATCTCTGACAGCGAGAAAAATGCTATCATCGCTGAATTGAAGGTACTTCGTGCCTTTCACTATATGAAGATGATGGAATTATGGGGAAATATTCCTATCGCTACAAAAGTTGGAGAACCCCTTAATCCGGAGACAAAACCTCGAGCTGAAGTATTTAACTTTATTAAAACTGAGTTAGAGGCAAATGTGCCTAATCTTTTACCTTATTCTAAGCAGTTGATAGGAAGGGTATCAGCAGCAGCAGGTTATGCTATGTTAGCGGAATTGTATCTAAATGCTGAATATTTTGTGGGAACCCCTATGTGGGATCAAGCCATACAAGCCTGCGATAAGATCATCTCAGGCCAAGCTGGTGGCTTAAACGGAACTCCTAAGTTAGCGTCAAACCTGAAAGATACATTTTCAAATAGAAACCAAAATGCTGATGAAGCTCTGTTCCAATTCGCGTTTAGTCGCAGCGGAGGTTTCACTTTCGACTGGGGTGGATTCTACATGGGATATGACAATATCAAAGAAGTACTGAATATAGACTTTGGAGGTTGGAACGCTTTCGTAGTAATTCCATCTGCATTTGACGCCTATAAAGAAAATGATCTTCGTAAGAAAGAATGGTTCCTGTTCGGCCCTCAGTATAAATATGGAACAAATACTCCTGTCCTAGGTACTGAAGAGTGGAGTGGAAAGCCCTTAGTGTATGTAAACAGCATACGCAGAGAGAGTGAAGGAGACCTAACCAGCGAAGGAGACATGAGCAAAGGAGAGGAAAACTCAGGTGCCCGTTTTAACAAATACCAAGCCGGTCTATTAAGTGATCCTAACTACAGAGAGAATCATTACATCATCTACCGACTTACTGAAATCTACTTCATCAAAGCCGAGGCTTTAATGCGTAAGAACAATGGAGCAGCAACACAGGAAGCCGTAGATCTGATCAATGCTTCAAAGAAAAGAGCATTTACAGATGCCGATTGGGAAAAAGAAAAGTATACTACCACTACCTTGACCTTAGATGAACTCCTGGCAGAAAAAGGCAGAGAATTCATCTTCGAAGGCAAACGTAGAACAGACATTATACGTCATGGAAGGTATACCAAAGGTACATGGTGGGATCATAAACCTACGAATGATCCTAACAAAGAGATCTTTGCTATCCCACATACTCAAATCGCGGCAAACCCGAATCTAAAACAAAATCCGGGTTACTAA
- a CDS encoding SusC/RagA family TonB-linked outer membrane protein gives MIRKFTLTLFLLGILSLAVTAQNRTISGKVTDDRDNAPLPGVTVTVKNSTVATQTNEEGTFSLQVPQGSETLVFSFIGYHKKEVRIGNQSQFDVSLESNEEALDEVVVVGYGTMKKKEITSAVTSVKAKDFNPGGTRSPLDLIQGKVAGLVITRTQGNNPNSSAAVQMRGVSSINGTRSPLIVIDGIPGGNLDLVQQDDIESFDVLKDGSAAAIYGTRANAGVILITTKKGKSGASRFDYSTYAQREYVDRKPDYLTATDFRDLIKKGLINSSEDLGASTDLYDELINKNNLSQYHNLSATGGTEKSNYRAAIYYNDAYGIAKQNSREQFGGRINVNQVGLQDHLTFSANLAGNFNKANLLGGQNGDFEQAVQRNPTAPLVNADGSFVETQAFNNYNPLSRLANRINERDQQTISADAKLGIKIIEGLNFDTFISYLRNTYNDRYYRSTRDWDQRLNSSYRGMAYASKSNFMEYTKTLESTLNYTKSFQDKHTLTALAGYSYQYYTYETFNVNNNGFTTDGFLDWNLGAGGAINNTALPRPGMGSGKEDNTLVAFFGRINYSFADKYFAQAILRREGSSRFGANHKWGNFPAFSVGWQLGEEDFIKNIDAISSLKLRVGYGVTGNQGIPNYQSVVTLGTGGVYPQDGVYYQTYGPGRNPNPDLKWEQKQEINIGLDFGLWDNVITGSLDVYNRTTKDLLHNYNAQQPPYVTGSIFTNVGTIRNHGVELQLSAQALRKGDFVWNIDFTGNTQNNKITKLSNEIFQANFLEFYGLPSPGNLGNAIRLEEGGAVGNFYGKRFAGFTDDGKWLFYKADGSKVPASQINNDDLTIIGNGVPKLQLALNNTFIYKNFDLSIFFRGKFGFDILNTKELYFGNKKWLPNNLLKSAITTHDKLNDDPQYSDYYIEKGDFVKLDNLTLGYNAPIKTNKYVRNVRIYVTGRNLLTFTGYSGIDPELEDTGFSTGVDGRGFYPRTKSLTLGLNVGF, from the coding sequence ATGATAAGGAAATTTACACTAACTCTCTTCCTGTTAGGTATACTTTCTCTGGCAGTAACTGCCCAGAATCGTACCATCAGCGGGAAAGTTACAGATGATCGGGACAATGCTCCCCTTCCAGGTGTGACGGTCACCGTTAAAAATTCTACCGTAGCCACCCAAACCAATGAAGAAGGCACTTTCAGCCTCCAGGTCCCACAAGGCAGTGAAACCTTGGTTTTCTCCTTCATTGGATATCACAAGAAGGAAGTAAGGATTGGAAATCAATCTCAGTTTGATGTCAGCCTGGAATCTAACGAAGAAGCCCTGGACGAAGTAGTAGTGGTGGGTTATGGAACCATGAAAAAGAAGGAAATCACTTCAGCAGTAACCAGTGTTAAAGCCAAAGATTTTAATCCGGGAGGAACCAGATCCCCACTTGACCTGATCCAGGGAAAAGTAGCTGGCCTAGTTATCACCCGTACCCAAGGCAATAACCCTAACTCAAGTGCTGCCGTACAAATGAGAGGAGTTTCATCCATCAACGGTACCAGAAGCCCCCTTATCGTAATTGATGGTATTCCCGGAGGTAATCTGGACCTGGTCCAACAGGATGACATCGAATCCTTTGATGTACTAAAAGATGGATCCGCGGCCGCCATTTATGGTACTAGAGCTAATGCCGGTGTGATCCTTATCACTACAAAAAAAGGGAAATCCGGAGCCTCTCGGTTTGACTATTCTACCTATGCCCAAAGAGAATATGTAGACAGAAAGCCTGATTACCTCACCGCAACAGACTTCCGTGACCTGATTAAAAAAGGTCTAATCAATTCCTCAGAAGATCTAGGTGCTTCTACAGACCTGTATGACGAATTGATCAACAAAAATAATCTTAGCCAATACCACAACTTATCTGCCACCGGAGGAACAGAGAAAAGCAATTACCGTGCGGCTATCTATTACAATGACGCTTACGGTATAGCTAAACAAAACTCCAGAGAACAGTTTGGGGGTAGAATAAACGTGAACCAAGTGGGACTTCAAGATCACCTTACCTTCAGTGCTAACCTTGCAGGAAACTTCAATAAAGCAAACCTGCTTGGCGGGCAAAATGGAGACTTTGAACAAGCCGTTCAAAGAAACCCTACAGCACCACTTGTTAATGCAGACGGATCATTTGTAGAGACTCAGGCCTTTAATAATTATAACCCTCTGTCCCGACTGGCCAACAGGATCAACGAAAGAGATCAGCAAACCATCTCTGCTGATGCTAAACTAGGAATTAAAATCATTGAAGGACTTAACTTTGACACCTTCATTTCCTATTTGAGAAATACCTATAATGATAGGTATTACAGATCTACTCGCGACTGGGATCAGCGTTTGAACTCCAGCTATAGAGGCATGGCTTACGCCTCCAAATCAAATTTTATGGAGTACACAAAGACCCTGGAATCTACTTTGAATTACACCAAATCCTTCCAGGACAAACATACCTTAACCGCCCTTGCAGGTTATTCCTACCAATACTACACGTACGAAACCTTCAATGTTAACAATAACGGTTTCACTACTGACGGCTTCTTAGATTGGAACCTAGGCGCCGGAGGTGCTATCAATAACACAGCCTTACCTAGACCTGGAATGGGTAGTGGAAAAGAAGATAATACCTTAGTAGCCTTCTTCGGAAGAATCAATTATTCCTTTGCCGACAAATATTTCGCGCAGGCCATTCTACGTAGAGAAGGATCATCTCGTTTCGGTGCTAATCATAAATGGGGTAACTTCCCCGCCTTCTCAGTGGGCTGGCAATTAGGAGAAGAGGATTTCATCAAGAATATAGATGCCATCTCAAGCCTAAAACTCAGAGTAGGTTACGGGGTAACCGGTAACCAAGGTATCCCGAATTATCAATCCGTGGTAACCCTAGGAACAGGTGGAGTTTATCCTCAGGATGGTGTTTATTACCAAACCTATGGCCCCGGGAGAAACCCTAACCCAGATTTGAAATGGGAGCAAAAACAAGAGATAAACATAGGTCTTGATTTCGGACTATGGGATAACGTGATCACCGGTTCCTTAGACGTATATAACCGTACTACGAAGGACCTACTTCATAATTACAATGCCCAGCAACCTCCGTATGTTACCGGAAGTATCTTCACCAACGTAGGAACCATCAGAAACCACGGTGTTGAATTACAATTATCCGCTCAAGCACTTCGTAAAGGAGACTTTGTATGGAATATTGACTTTACAGGCAATACCCAAAACAACAAAATCACGAAACTATCTAATGAAATCTTCCAGGCCAACTTCCTTGAATTCTATGGTTTGCCATCTCCTGGTAACCTGGGAAATGCCATCCGTCTGGAAGAAGGTGGTGCTGTGGGTAACTTCTATGGAAAAAGGTTCGCCGGATTTACTGATGATGGAAAATGGTTATTCTACAAGGCAGACGGTAGCAAAGTCCCTGCAAGCCAGATCAATAATGATGATTTAACCATCATAGGTAATGGTGTGCCTAAGTTGCAACTAGCCTTGAACAACACCTTCATTTACAAAAACTTTGACCTTAGCATCTTCTTCAGAGGTAAATTCGGATTTGACATTCTTAATACCAAAGAACTATACTTTGGTAACAAAAAATGGCTTCCTAATAACTTGCTGAAGAGTGCCATCACTACACATGATAAACTTAATGACGACCCTCAGTATTCCGATTATTACATAGAAAAAGGCGACTTCGTTAAGTTGGATAACTTGACCTTAGGTTATAATGCTCCGATCAAAACCAACAAGTATGTGCGTAACGTTCGTATTTACGTGACCGGAAGAAACCTCCTCACCTTTACCGGCTATTCGGGCATAGATCCTGAACTAGAAGATACAGGTTTCTCTACGGGTGTTGACGGTAGAGGATTCTACCCTAGAACGAAATCATTGACCTTAGGACTAAACGTAGGATTTTAA
- a CDS encoding sensor histidine kinase, which translates to MNNRYKLVGILSLVLLFLTQCYMTYYTYAWKEHDYFAALRPLVGNAYLSSLKGDLIYPGGAEVIHEFSDKHYTKLRDLYHEDTVAFRAYAKRVTDSLFFTLKEESTLDSFMQEIMSENMSDSTAQYRVSVSDFYIKVDGKDIILYSEPDYTQGIRIGGDLEDCNEANRFTTILVDNIDQCSCTVRFSLWVDSPARKQEILKDILPILFLSLFCIGVTVLLFLMTYRNWARQKKLAERKQDFVNSITHELNTPLTTIIVANRNLQNPNIGADIQQVNMLSEIIERNAQWLKSLFTRVLQSEAISSSSLHLRSYSLVQVLEQILKDFELMIHDRIQFKLTTFGEERTVLLDKFWFTSLIINLIENGIKHNHNELIQIHLIVRFSHESVQLEIKDNGVGMRSEDMDRIFDKFYRRNDAKEGLGLGLFYVKQCVDAHGWTIRVDSQMGEGSRFIISMPLSEERN; encoded by the coding sequence ATGAATAATCGATATAAATTGGTAGGTATTCTAAGCTTAGTGCTGCTGTTCCTTACGCAGTGCTATATGACCTATTATACCTATGCCTGGAAGGAACACGATTATTTTGCTGCCTTAAGACCATTAGTGGGAAATGCTTACCTCAGCAGTCTAAAAGGGGACCTAATTTATCCGGGCGGGGCTGAAGTTATTCATGAATTTTCAGATAAGCATTACACAAAACTCAGAGATCTGTATCACGAGGATACTGTAGCCTTCCGTGCGTATGCCAAAAGGGTTACGGATTCCCTTTTCTTTACTTTAAAAGAAGAAAGTACTCTGGATTCTTTCATGCAGGAAATCATGAGTGAAAACATGTCTGATTCTACCGCTCAGTACAGGGTGTCAGTTAGTGATTTTTACATCAAGGTTGACGGTAAGGACATCATTTTATATTCAGAACCGGATTATACGCAAGGTATACGCATAGGCGGGGATCTGGAAGATTGTAATGAAGCAAATAGATTTACCACTATTCTTGTAGATAATATAGACCAATGCTCCTGCACGGTAAGATTTTCACTATGGGTAGATTCTCCAGCCAGAAAGCAAGAGATCTTAAAAGATATCTTACCTATACTCTTTCTTTCCCTCTTCTGTATTGGAGTGACTGTTTTATTGTTCCTAATGACCTATAGGAACTGGGCTAGGCAAAAGAAACTAGCAGAAAGGAAACAAGACTTTGTTAACAGCATCACACACGAATTAAATACCCCTCTAACCACCATCATTGTGGCGAATAGGAATTTGCAGAATCCGAATATAGGAGCAGATATCCAACAGGTAAATATGCTCTCGGAGATCATAGAAAGAAATGCCCAATGGTTAAAAAGTCTATTTACTAGGGTTTTGCAAAGTGAAGCTATATCATCTTCTTCTTTGCATCTGAGATCCTACTCCCTAGTACAAGTGTTAGAGCAGATATTGAAAGATTTTGAATTGATGATTCATGATAGAATCCAATTTAAATTAACTACTTTTGGAGAAGAAAGGACGGTGTTACTGGATAAGTTCTGGTTTACATCTCTGATTATCAACCTAATAGAAAACGGAATCAAACACAACCACAACGAATTGATCCAAATTCACCTGATAGTCAGGTTTAGCCATGAAAGTGTCCAACTGGAAATTAAAGATAACGGGGTAGGAATGAGGTCCGAAGATATGGACCGAATTTTCGACAAATTTTACCGGAGAAATGACGCCAAAGAAGGTCTGGGCTTGGGTTTGTTTTACGTCAAGCAATGCGTAGATGCCCACGGATGGACCATTCGTGTAGATAGTCAGATGGGTGAAGGTTCCCGCTTTATCATTTCTATGCCGCTCTCAGAGGAACGCAACTAG
- the serS gene encoding serine--tRNA ligase, which produces MLQINYIKDNLERTIAGLKKKHFKDAELVVQQALDVDSQRKDIQVRLDNTLAQANGLAKEIGGLMKAGQKEEAEKLKAQTAELKEVSKDLEAALKKAEDTLQEILVTLPNLPHESVPEGRTAEDNLEVEKGGTVPELSADALPHWDLIKKYDIIDFELGNKVSGAGFPFYKGKGAKIQRALINFFLNEAEKAGYFEVQPPIVINAASGFGTGQLPDKEGQMYHATADDLYLIPTAEVPVTNMYRDVILSENELPKKNVAYTPCFRREAGSWGAHVRGLNRLHQFDKVEIVQITTPEKSYDALEEMLNHVRGLLEKLQLPYRILKLCGGDMSFTSALTYDFEVYSAAQQRWLEVSSVSNFETYQANRLKLRYKVDGKSQLLHTLNGSALALPRILAAILENNQSPSGIKVPEVLQAFCGFDKID; this is translated from the coding sequence ATGTTACAGATCAATTATATAAAAGATAATCTGGAAAGAACCATAGCAGGTTTGAAGAAGAAACACTTCAAAGATGCAGAGTTGGTGGTCCAGCAAGCCTTAGACGTGGATTCCCAAAGAAAGGATATTCAGGTGCGTCTAGATAATACTTTAGCGCAGGCCAATGGTTTGGCTAAAGAGATTGGGGGGCTGATGAAAGCCGGTCAAAAGGAAGAAGCTGAAAAGCTAAAGGCTCAAACTGCGGAATTGAAAGAGGTTTCTAAAGATTTAGAAGCAGCGCTTAAGAAGGCTGAAGATACGCTTCAGGAAATCTTGGTTACTCTTCCTAACCTTCCGCATGAATCCGTTCCGGAAGGCCGTACTGCAGAAGATAACCTAGAAGTAGAGAAAGGAGGTACTGTGCCAGAACTTTCAGCTGATGCTTTACCTCACTGGGATCTGATAAAGAAATATGATATCATAGATTTTGAATTAGGTAACAAAGTTAGTGGAGCCGGTTTCCCTTTCTACAAAGGTAAAGGGGCTAAGATTCAACGTGCTTTGATCAACTTCTTCTTAAATGAAGCAGAGAAGGCGGGGTACTTTGAAGTCCAACCGCCAATAGTCATCAATGCAGCATCCGGTTTTGGAACGGGTCAATTACCTGACAAGGAAGGTCAGATGTATCATGCTACGGCTGATGATTTATACCTGATCCCTACGGCTGAGGTACCGGTTACTAACATGTACAGAGATGTAATCCTCTCTGAAAATGAGCTTCCAAAGAAAAACGTTGCCTATACTCCTTGCTTTAGAAGAGAGGCAGGAAGCTGGGGTGCTCATGTACGCGGTTTGAACCGTCTTCATCAGTTTGATAAAGTGGAAATCGTTCAAATTACCACTCCTGAGAAATCTTATGATGCTTTAGAAGAGATGCTAAATCATGTAAGAGGTCTATTGGAAAAGCTGCAATTGCCTTATAGAATCTTGAAATTATGTGGTGGAGACATGAGCTTTACTTCTGCCTTAACGTATGATTTCGAAGTGTATTCTGCAGCCCAACAACGTTGGCTCGAAGTGAGTTCTGTGTCTAACTTCGAGACTTATCAAGCAAATAGATTGAAGTTGAGGTATAAGGTGGATGGCAAATCCCAGTTGCTACATACTCTTAACGGTTCAGCATTAGCGTTGCCAAGGATATTGGCCGCTATTTTGGAAAATAACCAAAGTCCTTCAGGAATAAAGGTGCCGGAAGTTTTACAAGCTTTCTGCGGTTTTGACAAGATAGATTAA
- the ribH gene encoding 6,7-dimethyl-8-ribityllumazine synthase: protein MSSADKNLSIFSTANLPDVSEKRFAVLVAEWNEDITEALGKGAIETLLKHGVKEENIIKRHVPGSYELSFGAQVMAQREDIDAVIAIGCVIQGETRHNDYINNAVAQGLTDVALKYNKPVIFGVLTPNTHQQALDRAGGIHGNKGDEAAITAIKMLGLK, encoded by the coding sequence ATGTCATCTGCAGATAAAAACCTTAGTATATTTTCCACCGCTAATTTACCTGACGTTTCGGAGAAACGTTTTGCAGTCTTAGTGGCGGAATGGAACGAAGACATCACGGAAGCCTTAGGCAAGGGGGCTATTGAAACCCTGCTAAAGCACGGTGTAAAGGAAGAAAATATAATCAAGCGCCATGTTCCGGGAAGTTATGAGCTTAGCTTCGGAGCGCAAGTCATGGCGCAAAGAGAAGATATAGATGCTGTCATCGCCATAGGATGTGTAATCCAAGGAGAAACACGTCACAATGACTATATTAATAATGCTGTAGCTCAAGGATTGACAGATGTAGCATTAAAATACAATAAACCCGTTATTTTTGGGGTATTGACACCGAATACTCATCAGCAGGCTTTGGACAGAGCCGGTGGGATCCACGGTAACAAAGGGGACGAGGCCGCCATTACGGCCATCAAGATGTTAGGTTTAAAATAA
- a CDS encoding aspartate kinase yields MQVWKFGGTSVGKPERMKSIRDLVTADPGRKIVVLSALSGSTNALLEIGSALKEGDTSRANQLIDELRAHYSAFVDDLFETPKGLDRGQQIISTEFNVIANLATYQPFTIKQDKELVAEGEILSTQLFTAYMMEKGDSVTLIHALDFMKIDEDGEPVFDEIESGLKKILEEKATAQIIVTQGFICRNPEGNIDNLKRGGSDYTASLLGGAITAEEIQIWTDIDGMHNNDPRVVKRTFPVRNLTFEEAAELAYFGAKILHPSTITPAKLRGVPVRLKNTMEPSAVGTLISANTSAGTEITAIAAKDNITAIYIHSTRMLNAYGFLKKVFDIFEKYKTPVDMITTSEVSVAVTIDNSEHLESISAELSQFAELEEHDRNQTIICVVGQFFADKSGIAIRILEALRDIPVRMISYGASEHNVSILVDTKHKNMALEALNEGLFTFED; encoded by the coding sequence ATGCAAGTTTGGAAGTTTGGAGGCACTTCGGTAGGTAAGCCGGAAAGAATGAAATCCATAAGGGATCTTGTTACCGCAGATCCAGGTAGAAAGATTGTAGTACTTTCTGCGCTTTCGGGCAGTACTAATGCCCTTTTAGAAATAGGTTCAGCCCTGAAAGAAGGGGATACCTCAAGAGCTAATCAACTGATAGATGAATTAAGAGCACATTACAGTGCCTTCGTAGATGATCTTTTTGAGACTCCTAAAGGTTTAGATCGTGGCCAACAGATCATCAGCACCGAATTTAATGTTATAGCGAATCTAGCTACGTATCAACCATTCACTATCAAGCAGGATAAAGAATTAGTAGCAGAAGGTGAGATTCTATCTACTCAATTATTCACAGCCTATATGATGGAGAAGGGGGATAGCGTAACCCTGATCCATGCCCTTGACTTCATGAAGATTGATGAGGATGGAGAGCCGGTATTTGATGAAATTGAAAGCGGGCTGAAAAAGATATTAGAAGAGAAAGCTACTGCTCAGATCATAGTAACCCAAGGCTTCATTTGTAGAAACCCTGAAGGAAATATTGATAACCTGAAGAGAGGAGGATCTGACTATACGGCGTCCCTACTTGGAGGAGCTATAACGGCAGAGGAGATTCAGATTTGGACAGATATTGATGGCATGCACAATAATGATCCAAGGGTAGTAAAAAGAACCTTCCCGGTTCGAAATCTGACTTTTGAAGAAGCCGCTGAACTGGCTTATTTCGGGGCAAAGATCCTTCACCCCAGCACCATTACACCGGCTAAACTAAGAGGAGTGCCGGTTCGTTTGAAGAATACCATGGAACCTAGTGCTGTGGGCACTTTGATTTCAGCTAATACCTCTGCAGGAACAGAAATTACGGCTATTGCTGCTAAAGACAACATCACCGCTATTTACATTCACTCTACACGTATGCTGAATGCGTATGGCTTCCTGAAAAAGGTGTTTGATATCTTTGAAAAGTATAAAACTCCGGTTGACATGATTACTACTTCTGAAGTATCTGTAGCCGTGACCATTGATAATTCAGAACATTTGGAATCCATTTCTGCTGAATTAAGTCAATTTGCGGAATTAGAAGAGCATGACAGAAACCAGACCATCATCTGTGTGGTAGGTCAGTTCTTTGCAGATAAATCCGGTATAGCTATCCGTATTCTGGAAGCATTGAGAGATATTCCTGTAAGAATGATTTCTTATGGAGCTTCAGAGCATAATGTTTCTATCTTAGTAGATACAAAACATAAGAATATGGCTTTGGAAGCCTTGAATGAAGGGCTATTTACCTTTGAAGATTAA